Proteins co-encoded in one Stenotrophomonas maltophilia genomic window:
- a CDS encoding phytoene/squalene synthase family protein has protein sequence MSSTALESFLDKWRSRWPEWSVAAPFVAESQRELAVAWFALLQEFDDMLNTGGDPLPADAKLAWWGEELRSWAARRSRHPLGRLLEPVRAPWAQLADALPDLVEARTVALDAASAERALANYADAVAAVEAALFSDKPRTGAGRAVLLQTLAQRLQDAGVAGVPRSVLDEDSSSAAQRWAQSLLKGWGARVPGPRPRRVWSSLARARVAAQAAGKPIEATPMRTLLRVWWAARG, from the coding sequence GTGAGCAGTACCGCGCTGGAAAGTTTCCTCGACAAGTGGCGCAGCCGCTGGCCGGAATGGTCGGTGGCCGCCCCGTTCGTGGCCGAATCGCAACGCGAACTCGCGGTGGCGTGGTTCGCGCTGCTGCAGGAGTTCGACGACATGCTCAACACCGGCGGCGATCCGCTGCCGGCCGATGCCAAGCTGGCGTGGTGGGGCGAGGAGCTGCGCAGCTGGGCTGCGCGCCGGTCGCGCCACCCGTTGGGTCGTTTGCTGGAACCGGTGCGTGCGCCGTGGGCGCAGCTGGCCGACGCGCTGCCGGATCTGGTCGAAGCGCGCACCGTCGCGCTCGATGCCGCCAGCGCCGAGCGCGCGCTGGCCAACTACGCCGATGCGGTGGCGGCGGTGGAAGCGGCGCTGTTCAGCGACAAGCCGCGCACCGGCGCTGGTCGTGCGGTGCTGCTGCAGACCCTGGCCCAGCGTTTGCAGGACGCCGGCGTGGCCGGTGTGCCGCGCAGCGTGCTGGATGAAGATTCCAGCAGTGCTGCGCAGCGCTGGGCGCAGTCGCTGTTGAAAGGGTGGGGCGCCCGCGTGCCCGGCCCTCGGCCGCGGCGCGTGTGGTCCAGCCTGGCGCGTGCCCGCGTGGCCGCGCAGGCCGCGGGCAAGCCGATTGAAGCGACACCGATGCGCACTTTGCTGCGCGTGTGGTGGGCCGCGCGCGGTTGA
- a CDS encoding phosphoglycolate phosphatase, whose translation MSRAGFPRAVLFDLDGTLLDSAPDFVATCDAMLAERGRAPIDPALLRPVVSKGSRAMVSAAFPELDTAARDALIPEFLQRYEALIGQHAVLFEGVADMLAALDAAGAVWGIVTNKPEYLARLIVPQYGWQQRCAVLVGGDTLAERKPHPLPLLHAAQALGIAAEDCVYVGDDERDIIAARAAAMPSVAALWGYRLHSDDPLAWQADVLVENAGLLQLASLWPTRPAAPAQP comes from the coding sequence ATGAGCCGCGCAGGCTTCCCGCGCGCGGTGCTGTTCGACCTGGACGGCACCCTGCTGGACAGTGCGCCGGATTTCGTTGCCACCTGCGATGCGATGCTGGCCGAACGTGGCCGCGCGCCGATCGATCCGGCCCTGTTGCGCCCGGTGGTGTCCAAGGGCTCGCGTGCGATGGTCTCGGCCGCCTTCCCCGAACTGGACACGGCGGCGCGTGATGCACTGATTCCCGAGTTCCTGCAGCGCTACGAAGCCCTGATCGGGCAGCACGCCGTGTTGTTCGAGGGTGTGGCGGACATGCTCGCGGCTCTCGATGCCGCCGGTGCCGTGTGGGGCATCGTCACCAACAAGCCGGAGTACCTGGCGCGCTTGATCGTGCCGCAGTACGGTTGGCAGCAGCGCTGTGCGGTGCTGGTGGGCGGCGATACCCTGGCCGAACGCAAGCCGCACCCCTTGCCGCTGCTGCACGCTGCGCAGGCCCTCGGCATTGCTGCCGAGGACTGCGTCTACGTGGGCGACGATGAGCGCGACATCATCGCCGCACGGGCCGCAGCCATGCCCTCGGTGGCGGCGCTGTGGGGCTATCGCCTGCACAGCGACGACCCGTTGGCCTGGCAGGCCGACGTGCTGGTGGAGAACGCCGGACTTCTGCAACTGGCCAGTCTGTGGCCGACCCGGCCGGCAGCCCCGGCCCAGCCGTAA
- a CDS encoding SufE family protein gives MIDSPFPLEPTAAEAQAAIAEEFGFFGDWSERYQYLIDLGRKLPAFPEDWKTEEHRLLGCQSMVWIVPEGNAQSLRFHAISDSAIVSGLIFLALRVYSGRSAQEIVATEPSYIQDIGLARHLSPTRSNGVAAMLAFIRETAQAQLQREQP, from the coding sequence GTGATCGACTCCCCGTTCCCGCTTGAACCCACCGCCGCCGAGGCCCAGGCCGCCATCGCCGAGGAATTCGGCTTCTTCGGCGACTGGTCCGAGCGCTACCAGTACCTGATCGACCTCGGCCGCAAGCTGCCGGCCTTCCCGGAAGACTGGAAGACCGAGGAGCATCGCCTGCTGGGCTGCCAGTCGATGGTCTGGATCGTGCCCGAAGGCAACGCGCAGTCGCTGCGCTTCCACGCCATCAGCGATTCGGCCATCGTCTCCGGTCTGATCTTCCTGGCCCTGCGCGTGTACTCCGGGCGCTCGGCGCAGGAGATCGTGGCCACCGAACCGAGCTACATCCAGGACATCGGCCTGGCCCGCCACCTCTCGCCCACCCGCAGCAACGGCGTAGCGGCGATGCTGGCCTTCATCCGCGAGACCGCGCAGGCGCAGCTGCAGCGCGAACAGCCGTGA
- the epmB gene encoding EF-P beta-lysylation protein EpmB yields the protein MITAGPLPMQLSAFPRPQSPGAPARWQQLWRQALREPQTLLARLELDPAALGVSEAAMAQFALRVPEGFVARMRRGDPADPLLRQVLPIDAEMRPAPGFSFDAVGDGAAKKATGVIQKYRGRALLVATGSCAINCRYCFRRHFDYGAENAAKGGWQEAVAAIAADPDIDEVILSGGDPLSLATHKLVELTDALRAIPHLRRLRIHTRLPIVLPERVDEELLAWLGSLPWPLAIVVHANHANEFDASVDTAMARLRGTGAQLLNQAVLLRGVNDSVQALQDLSERSFAAGVLPYYLHQLDRVEGVAHFEVDDTQAKALIAGLTARLSGYLVPKLVRELPGDPSKRPV from the coding sequence ATGATAACCGCAGGCCCCCTCCCCATGCAGCTTTCCGCCTTCCCCCGGCCCCAGTCGCCAGGCGCGCCCGCACGCTGGCAGCAGCTCTGGCGCCAGGCGCTGCGCGAGCCGCAGACCCTGCTGGCCCGGCTGGAGCTGGACCCGGCTGCGCTGGGCGTCTCGGAAGCGGCCATGGCCCAGTTCGCGCTGCGCGTGCCCGAAGGCTTCGTGGCCCGCATGCGCAGGGGCGACCCGGCCGACCCGCTGCTGCGCCAGGTGCTGCCGATCGACGCGGAAATGCGCCCCGCACCGGGGTTCAGCTTCGATGCGGTGGGCGATGGCGCGGCGAAGAAGGCCACCGGGGTCATCCAGAAGTACCGCGGGCGGGCCCTGCTGGTGGCCACCGGCAGCTGCGCGATCAATTGCCGTTACTGCTTCCGCCGCCACTTCGACTATGGCGCCGAGAACGCCGCCAAGGGCGGCTGGCAGGAGGCGGTGGCGGCCATCGCAGCCGACCCGGACATCGACGAAGTGATCCTGTCCGGCGGCGATCCCCTGTCGCTGGCCACGCACAAGCTGGTCGAGCTGACCGACGCGCTGCGCGCGATTCCGCACCTGCGCCGGTTGCGCATCCACACCCGCCTGCCGATCGTGCTGCCCGAGCGCGTGGACGAGGAGCTGCTGGCCTGGCTGGGCAGCCTGCCGTGGCCGCTGGCGATCGTGGTCCATGCCAACCACGCCAATGAATTCGACGCCAGCGTGGACACTGCGATGGCACGCCTGCGCGGCACCGGTGCACAGCTGCTCAACCAGGCGGTGTTGCTGCGCGGGGTCAATGACAGCGTGCAGGCGCTGCAGGACCTGAGCGAGCGCAGCTTTGCCGCCGGCGTGCTGCCCTACTACCTGCACCAGCTGGACCGGGTCGAGGGCGTGGCCCATTTCGAGGTGGACGACACCCAGGCCAAGGCGCTGATCGCCGGCCTGACCGCACGCCTGTCCGGCTATCTGGTTCCCAAGCTGGTGCGCGAACTGCCGGGCGACCCGAGCAAGCGCCCGGTGTAA
- the ubiG gene encoding bifunctional 2-polyprenyl-6-hydroxyphenol methylase/3-demethylubiquinol 3-O-methyltransferase UbiG translates to MTAPHASSNFDQAELDKFAALANRWWDADGPQKPLHALNPVRLQYVADRVPLRGARVLDIGCGGGLLSEALAQAGADVTAIDLAPELVKVARLHALESGAKVDYRVQAAEDLAAEQPGSFDVVTCMEMLEHVPDPGAIIEACKRLLKPGGHLFLSTINRTAAAFAVAIVGAEYVARLLPKGTHHYQEFIKPAELARWLREADVQLVDVSGMAYEPWRNRARLSSRTDINYLAYAVKPQ, encoded by the coding sequence ATGACCGCCCCCCACGCTTCTTCCAATTTCGATCAGGCCGAGCTGGACAAGTTCGCCGCGCTGGCCAACCGCTGGTGGGACGCTGACGGCCCGCAGAAGCCACTGCATGCGCTGAACCCGGTACGCCTGCAGTACGTGGCCGACCGTGTGCCGCTGCGCGGTGCACGCGTGCTCGACATCGGCTGCGGTGGTGGCCTGCTGAGCGAGGCGCTGGCCCAGGCCGGCGCCGACGTCACGGCCATCGACCTGGCCCCGGAACTGGTCAAGGTGGCGCGCCTGCACGCGCTGGAAAGCGGTGCCAAGGTCGATTACCGGGTGCAGGCCGCCGAGGATCTGGCTGCCGAGCAGCCGGGCAGTTTCGATGTGGTCACCTGCATGGAGATGCTGGAACACGTGCCCGACCCGGGCGCGATCATCGAGGCCTGCAAGCGCCTGCTGAAGCCGGGCGGCCACCTGTTCCTGTCCACCATCAACCGCACCGCCGCCGCCTTCGCGGTGGCCATTGTCGGCGCCGAATACGTGGCGCGACTGCTGCCCAAGGGCACCCACCACTACCAGGAATTCATCAAGCCGGCCGAGCTGGCACGCTGGCTGCGCGAGGCCGATGTGCAGCTGGTGGACGTCAGTGGCATGGCCTACGAGCCGTGGCGCAACCGTGCGCGGCTGAGCAGCCGCACCGACATCAACTACCTGGCCTACGCGGTCAAGCCGCAATGA
- the efp gene encoding elongation factor P: MATAGMNDVKNGMKILVNNEPAVISETEFIKPGKGQAFTRVRYRFIKSGRTVEMTMKATDDVEVADVVDTNMNYMYSDGEYWHFMDPETFEQVQADKAGMGGAEKWLKGEESCIVTLFNGSPIFVQPPNFVELKITETDPGVRGDTSGGGGKPATLETGAVVRVPLFVNQDEIVKVDTRSGEYSARVK; this comes from the coding sequence ATGGCCACTGCGGGCATGAACGATGTCAAGAACGGGATGAAGATCCTGGTCAACAATGAACCGGCCGTCATCTCCGAGACCGAGTTCATCAAGCCGGGCAAGGGCCAGGCCTTCACGCGCGTGCGCTATCGCTTCATCAAGTCGGGCCGCACCGTGGAAATGACCATGAAGGCCACCGATGACGTGGAAGTGGCCGACGTGGTCGACACCAACATGAACTACATGTACAGCGACGGCGAGTACTGGCATTTCATGGACCCGGAAACCTTCGAGCAGGTGCAGGCCGACAAGGCCGGCATGGGCGGTGCCGAGAAGTGGCTGAAGGGCGAAGAGTCCTGCATCGTCACCCTGTTCAACGGTTCGCCGATCTTCGTGCAGCCGCCGAACTTCGTCGAACTGAAGATCACCGAGACCGATCCGGGCGTCCGTGGTGACACCTCGGGCGGCGGCGGCAAGCCGGCCACCCTGGAAACCGGCGCTGTGGTCCGCGTGCCGCTGTTCGTCAACCAGGACGAGATCGTCAAGGTCGACACCCGTTCGGGCGAATACTCCGCACGCGTCAAGTAA
- the dksA gene encoding RNA polymerase-binding protein DksA — protein sequence MAAKKTAKKAATAAKKTAKPVVKKLAAKPVAKKPASKAVTKATSSQPAARKATAKKAPVKATKPVAKKAAAPAKAKPAAAGKKVPVVKKAASKAAPVKKAVAKPVAKKPAAKPAPKAVVKKATAKPVAKPAAKKVAAAKPAATPAAVKNVAKNVAVPAAKPAPAPVVKSAPKPAAKPAPAKPVPAKTVAAAAAQPAPKPAPAAASAASKAPQSKNPVPVSKSPAKTAVKSDSAPKTVSRPVGKVAVAVAARSAAPAPRSKYKVVEYKTDEATGRPILPAGYKPSSEEEYMSSLQQEYFRQRLQNWRADLVEESKQTIENLREEVRDIGDEAERATRETENSLELRTRDRYRKLIGKIDSTLKRLEAGDYGYCVDTGEEIGLERLEARLTAERTIDAQERWEHLQKQQGD from the coding sequence GTGGCTGCTAAAAAAACTGCAAAGAAGGCCGCAACGGCCGCCAAGAAAACCGCCAAGCCTGTTGTGAAGAAGTTGGCGGCAAAGCCCGTTGCCAAAAAGCCGGCCAGCAAGGCGGTGACCAAGGCAACGTCCTCGCAACCGGCGGCCAGGAAGGCCACCGCGAAGAAAGCACCGGTCAAGGCGACCAAGCCGGTGGCAAAGAAGGCCGCCGCACCCGCCAAGGCCAAACCTGCTGCTGCCGGCAAGAAGGTGCCGGTGGTGAAGAAGGCTGCGAGCAAGGCCGCGCCGGTGAAGAAGGCCGTCGCCAAGCCGGTGGCGAAGAAGCCCGCCGCCAAGCCGGCGCCGAAGGCGGTGGTGAAGAAGGCCACCGCCAAGCCGGTTGCCAAGCCGGCGGCGAAGAAGGTCGCTGCGGCCAAACCGGCCGCCACGCCTGCTGCTGTAAAGAACGTTGCCAAGAATGTCGCCGTACCGGCCGCCAAGCCGGCCCCGGCCCCCGTAGTGAAGTCCGCACCGAAGCCTGCTGCCAAGCCGGCTCCGGCCAAGCCTGTCCCGGCCAAGACCGTGGCAGCGGCAGCAGCCCAACCGGCTCCCAAGCCGGCCCCGGCCGCCGCTTCTGCTGCATCGAAGGCCCCGCAATCCAAGAATCCCGTGCCCGTTTCGAAATCGCCTGCCAAAACCGCCGTGAAATCCGATTCCGCCCCGAAGACCGTGTCGCGCCCTGTCGGCAAGGTCGCCGTCGCTGTCGCCGCCCGATCGGCGGCACCGGCCCCGCGCAGCAAGTACAAGGTGGTCGAGTACAAGACCGACGAGGCCACCGGCCGCCCGATCCTGCCGGCCGGTTACAAGCCGTCCTCGGAAGAGGAATACATGAGCTCGCTGCAGCAGGAGTATTTCCGCCAGCGCCTGCAGAACTGGCGCGCGGACCTGGTGGAAGAGTCCAAGCAGACCATCGAGAACCTGCGCGAGGAAGTGCGTGACATCGGCGACGAAGCCGAGCGCGCGACCCGCGAGACCGAGAACTCGCTGGAACTGCGTACCCGCGACCGCTACCGCAAGCTGATCGGCAAGATTGACAGCACCCTCAAGCGCCTGGAAGCCGGCGACTACGGCTACTGCGTGGACACCGGTGAAGAAATCGGCCTGGAGCGCCTGGAAGCGCGCCTGACCGCCGAGCGCACCATCGACGCCCAGGAGCGCTGGGAGCACCTGCAGAAGCAGCAGGGCGACTGA
- a CDS encoding TRZ/ATZ family hydrolase, which produces MSDSPHLPEACDLLIEAGYVVPIEPHAVVLEDHAVAVRGSEIVAILPRAEARARFRAAQVVSRPEAALMPGLVNAHTHNPMTLLRGVADDLPLMTWLQQHIWPVEAAVIGPEFVADGTTLAIAEMLRGGTTCANENYFFGDVQAAVYKKHGFRALVGAVIIDFPTAWAKTDDEYFAKAGELHDQWRTDPLIGTAFAPHAPYTVNDANFERVRMLSDQLDMQVHLHTHETAQEITDSIKLHGQRPLARLDRLGLVNDRLIAVHMTQLTDAEIHLCAERGVSVVHCPESNLKLASGFCPACALQRAGVNLAIGTDGCASNNDLDMFSENRTAAILAKAVADDATALDAATTLRASTLGGARALGFGERIGSIEVGKQADLVCVDLSALETQPLHNVLSQLVYATGRQQVSDVWIAGKPKLVQRELVGMDLPGIIANARQWRERIRHIRA; this is translated from the coding sequence ATGAGCGATAGCCCGCACCTCCCCGAAGCCTGCGACCTGCTCATCGAAGCCGGTTATGTCGTTCCGATCGAGCCGCATGCGGTGGTGCTGGAAGACCACGCCGTGGCTGTGCGTGGCAGCGAGATCGTCGCCATCCTGCCGCGTGCCGAAGCCCGCGCGCGTTTCCGCGCCGCACAGGTGGTCAGCCGCCCCGAGGCGGCGCTGATGCCGGGCCTGGTCAACGCGCACACGCACAACCCGATGACCCTGCTGCGCGGCGTCGCCGACGACCTGCCGCTGATGACCTGGCTGCAGCAGCACATCTGGCCGGTGGAAGCGGCGGTGATCGGCCCCGAGTTCGTCGCCGATGGCACCACGCTGGCCATCGCCGAAATGTTGCGCGGTGGCACCACCTGTGCCAACGAGAACTACTTCTTCGGCGACGTACAGGCGGCGGTCTACAAGAAGCACGGTTTCCGCGCGCTGGTCGGCGCGGTCATCATCGATTTCCCCACCGCCTGGGCCAAGACCGACGACGAGTACTTTGCCAAGGCCGGTGAACTGCACGACCAGTGGCGCACCGACCCGCTGATCGGCACCGCTTTCGCGCCGCATGCGCCGTACACCGTCAACGACGCCAATTTCGAGCGCGTGCGCATGCTGTCCGACCAGTTGGACATGCAGGTGCACCTGCACACCCATGAAACCGCGCAGGAGATCACCGATTCGATCAAGCTGCATGGCCAGCGTCCGCTGGCGCGTCTGGATCGCCTGGGCCTGGTCAACGACCGCCTGATCGCGGTGCACATGACCCAGCTGACCGACGCGGAAATCCATTTGTGCGCCGAGCGCGGCGTCAGCGTGGTGCACTGCCCGGAATCGAACCTGAAGCTGGCTTCCGGCTTCTGCCCGGCCTGCGCCCTGCAGCGCGCAGGCGTGAACCTGGCGATCGGCACCGACGGTTGCGCCAGCAACAACGACCTGGACATGTTCAGCGAGAACCGCACCGCGGCGATCCTGGCCAAGGCGGTGGCCGACGATGCCACCGCACTGGACGCGGCCACCACGCTGCGTGCCTCCACGCTGGGCGGCGCGCGTGCGCTGGGCTTCGGCGAGCGCATCGGCTCGATCGAAGTCGGCAAGCAGGCCGACCTGGTCTGCGTGGACCTGTCGGCGCTGGAAACCCAGCCCCTGCACAACGTGCTCTCGCAGCTGGTCTACGCCACAGGCCGCCAGCAGGTCAGCGATGTCTGGATCGCCGGCAAGCCGAAGCTGGTGCAGCGCGAGCTGGTCGGCATGGACCTGCCGGGCATCATCGCCAACGCGCGCCAGTGGCGCGAGCGCATCCGCCATATCCGCGCCTGA
- a CDS encoding MFS transporter — MSEPATAEDTALGLLSRPGFAKLLAYRIFAMLSYQVVAVTVGWHIYEVTRNPFSLGLIGLAEVLPFFCVAPFAGYLVDHLPRRRLGMAACSGLIATALVLTGVATGWLPFEGVWPIYAAIALTGMVRAFLSPIYNALFARVLARDQFARGAGLGAVVFQAGMVAGPALGGVLVGFGGKGLSYAVATAFALVAMACLATLKVDEPVHTGPAAPIFKSIAEGARFVVGNRIMVGAMALDMFSVLLGGVVAMLPAFLHEILHHGPEGLGVLRAMPALGSVCVGLWLARHPLHRNAGRVLLCAVAGFGLCVIGFGLSQHFWLSALILLFYGAFDGVSVVIRSTILQLATPEEMRGRVSSINGIFISSSNELGAFYAGTMAKLLGLVPAVVLGGFAVLSVAGITAWKNPTLRKLNLRDLQ; from the coding sequence GTGAGCGAGCCTGCCACGGCCGAAGACACCGCGCTGGGCCTGCTGTCCCGGCCCGGTTTCGCCAAGCTGCTGGCCTACCGCATCTTTGCGATGCTGTCCTACCAGGTGGTTGCGGTCACCGTCGGCTGGCATATCTACGAAGTCACCCGCAATCCGTTCTCGCTGGGCCTGATCGGGCTGGCCGAGGTGCTGCCGTTCTTCTGCGTGGCGCCGTTTGCCGGCTACCTGGTCGACCATCTGCCGCGCCGCCGGCTGGGCATGGCCGCCTGTTCCGGGCTGATCGCCACCGCACTGGTGTTGACCGGCGTCGCTACAGGCTGGCTACCCTTTGAAGGCGTGTGGCCGATCTATGCGGCCATCGCCTTGACCGGCATGGTCCGGGCGTTCCTCTCGCCCATCTACAACGCGCTGTTCGCCCGCGTGCTGGCCCGCGACCAGTTCGCGCGCGGCGCCGGCCTGGGTGCGGTGGTGTTCCAGGCCGGCATGGTCGCCGGCCCGGCACTGGGCGGCGTGCTGGTCGGCTTCGGCGGCAAGGGCCTGTCGTATGCGGTGGCCACCGCCTTCGCGCTGGTGGCGATGGCCTGCCTGGCCACGCTGAAGGTCGACGAACCGGTGCACACCGGTCCGGCCGCCCCGATCTTCAAGAGCATCGCCGAAGGTGCCCGCTTCGTGGTCGGCAACCGCATCATGGTCGGCGCGATGGCGCTGGACATGTTCTCGGTGCTGCTGGGCGGCGTGGTGGCGATGCTGCCGGCGTTCCTGCACGAGATCCTGCACCACGGCCCGGAGGGGCTGGGCGTCCTGCGCGCGATGCCGGCACTGGGTTCGGTGTGCGTGGGCCTGTGGCTGGCCCGCCATCCATTGCATCGCAATGCCGGCCGCGTGCTGCTGTGCGCGGTGGCCGGGTTCGGGCTGTGCGTGATCGGCTTCGGACTGTCCCAACACTTCTGGCTGTCGGCACTGATTCTGCTGTTCTACGGGGCGTTCGATGGCGTCTCGGTGGTGATCCGCTCGACCATCCTGCAGTTGGCCACGCCGGAGGAAATGCGTGGACGGGTGTCGTCGATCAACGGCATCTTCATCAGTTCGTCCAACGAACTGGGCGCGTTCTATGCCGGCACGATGGCGAAGCTGCTGGGCCTGGTGCCGGCAGTGGTGCTGGGCGGGTTCGCGGTGCTGAGCGTGGCCGGGATCACCGCGTGGAAGAACCCGACGCTGCGGAAGTTGAATCTTCGCGACCTGCAGTGA
- a CDS encoding M23 family metallopeptidase — protein sequence MRAALLTGALLLAAPLLCTSSASAQDAIGSLIDSRVVFPASASQGALVIGKVPAGSRVQYAGRQLRVSNYGSVVFGIGRDEKGPLRVQVQRTDGGSETVTIAVTPRDWPTERVNGVPPKTVNPPPAIAERIKREQAQVTAARARDDDRTDFTQTFIWPVQGRISGRFGNARVYNGQPGAGHSGMDIAVPTGTPVKAPAAGIVTFAGPDLYLTGGTLLLDHGFGVSSNFLHLSRIDVKVGDRVEQGQVIAAVGATGRATGPHLHWGMNWFDTRIDPLLVLERK from the coding sequence ATGCGCGCGGCTCTCCTGACCGGGGCGCTGCTGCTGGCCGCGCCGCTGCTCTGCACATCTTCGGCAAGCGCACAGGATGCCATCGGCAGCCTGATCGACAGCCGCGTGGTGTTTCCGGCCAGCGCGTCGCAGGGCGCGCTGGTGATCGGCAAGGTCCCGGCCGGCAGCCGCGTGCAGTACGCCGGCCGCCAGCTGCGGGTGAGCAACTATGGCAGCGTGGTGTTCGGCATCGGACGCGACGAAAAGGGCCCGTTGCGCGTGCAGGTGCAGCGCACCGACGGCGGCAGCGAAACGGTGACCATCGCGGTGACGCCGCGCGACTGGCCGACCGAGCGGGTCAACGGCGTGCCGCCGAAGACGGTCAATCCGCCGCCGGCCATTGCCGAGCGGATCAAGCGCGAACAGGCACAGGTAACGGCGGCGCGTGCCCGCGATGACGACCGCACCGACTTCACCCAGACCTTCATCTGGCCGGTGCAGGGCCGCATCAGCGGCCGCTTCGGCAACGCACGCGTGTACAACGGCCAGCCGGGCGCGGGTCACTCCGGCATGGATATCGCGGTGCCGACCGGCACGCCGGTGAAGGCGCCGGCGGCCGGTATCGTCACCTTCGCCGGCCCGGACCTGTACCTGACCGGCGGCACGCTGCTGCTCGACCACGGCTTCGGAGTCAGCTCCAACTTCCTGCACCTGTCGCGCATCGACGTGAAGGTCGGTGACCGTGTGGAACAGGGCCAGGTGATTGCGGCGGTCGGCGCCACCGGCCGTGCCACCGGCCCGCACCTGCACTGGGGCATGAACTGGTTCGACACCCGTATCGACCCATTGCTGGTGCTGGAACGCAAATAA
- a CDS encoding dihydroorotase, producing MSSTLITNARMVNEGRTFDGDLRIENGRIAQIGSGLTPRDGEQVVDAAGRWLLPGMIDDQVHFREPGLTHKGDIASESAAAVAGGLTSFMDMPNTNPPTLDSTILEAKYELARGRAWANYGFYHGASNDNLDAIRALDPKKAPGVKVFMGASTGNMLVDNPETLDAIFRECPTPIITHCEDTPMIDANLKAFQEKYGDALTPDMHPDIRSREACIKSTRLAMSLARKHGTRLHVLHISTADELALFEKGPLIRADGSRKQITAETCVHFLHFARPDYATKGNLIKCNPAIKEVSDREAITAALADDVLDVLATDHAPHTWEEKQKPYAQAPSGLPLVQYALVAALERVHEGKLTREQVVQKFAHAPAQLFDVEERGFLREGYFADLVLVEDVPFTVKREDVLSKCGWSPFEGTTFRSRVASTWVNGQLVWDGSTLVGEPAGQRMTYDR from the coding sequence ATGTCCTCCACGCTCATCACCAATGCCCGCATGGTCAACGAAGGCCGCACCTTCGACGGCGACCTGCGCATCGAGAACGGTCGCATCGCGCAGATCGGCAGCGGGCTGACGCCGCGCGACGGCGAACAGGTGGTGGACGCGGCCGGGCGCTGGCTGCTGCCGGGCATGATCGACGACCAGGTGCACTTCCGCGAACCGGGCCTGACCCACAAGGGCGACATCGCCAGCGAATCGGCTGCGGCCGTGGCCGGCGGCCTGACCAGCTTCATGGACATGCCCAACACCAATCCGCCCACGCTGGATTCGACCATCCTGGAAGCGAAGTACGAGCTCGCGCGCGGCCGCGCCTGGGCCAACTATGGCTTCTACCACGGCGCCAGCAATGACAACCTCGACGCGATCCGCGCCCTGGACCCGAAGAAGGCGCCGGGCGTGAAGGTGTTCATGGGCGCGTCCACCGGCAACATGCTGGTGGACAACCCGGAAACGCTGGACGCGATCTTCCGCGAGTGCCCCACTCCGATCATCACGCACTGCGAAGACACGCCGATGATCGATGCCAACCTGAAGGCGTTCCAGGAGAAGTACGGCGACGCACTGACCCCGGACATGCACCCGGACATCCGTTCGCGCGAGGCCTGCATCAAGTCCACCCGCCTGGCCATGTCGCTGGCCCGCAAGCACGGCACCCGCCTGCACGTGCTGCACATCTCCACCGCCGACGAGCTGGCATTGTTCGAGAAGGGCCCGCTGATCCGCGCCGACGGCAGCCGCAAGCAGATCACCGCCGAAACCTGCGTGCACTTCCTGCACTTCGCGCGCCCGGACTACGCGACGAAGGGCAACCTGATCAAGTGCAACCCGGCGATCAAGGAAGTGTCCGACCGCGAGGCGATCACCGCCGCGCTGGCCGACGACGTGCTGGACGTGCTGGCCACCGACCACGCCCCGCACACCTGGGAAGAGAAGCAGAAGCCCTACGCGCAGGCGCCGTCGGGCCTGCCGCTGGTGCAGTACGCGCTGGTGGCCGCGCTGGAGCGCGTGCACGAGGGCAAGCTGACCCGCGAGCAGGTGGTGCAGAAGTTCGCGCATGCGCCGGCCCAGCTGTTCGACGTGGAAGAGCGCGGCTTCCTGCGCGAAGGCTACTTCGCCGACCTGGTGCTGGTGGAAGACGTGCCGTTCACCGTCAAGCGCGAGGACGTGCTGTCCAAGTGTGGCTGGTCGCCGTTTGAAGGCACCACCTTCCGTTCGCGCGTGGCCTCGACCTGGGTCAACGGCCAGCTGGTGTGGGACGGCAGCACGCTGGTCGGCGAACCGGCCGGCCAGCGCATGACCTACGACCGCTGA
- the yidD gene encoding membrane protein insertion efficiency factor YidD has protein sequence MISRLLIALLRFYKRFISPLLGPRCRFVPSCSEYAMDAIARHGPLRGSWLAARRLGRCHPFHPGGFDPVPESPHAPSCRCTGKH, from the coding sequence GTGATCTCGCGCCTGCTCATTGCCCTGCTGCGCTTCTACAAGCGCTTCATCAGCCCCCTGCTGGGGCCGCGCTGCCGCTTCGTGCCCAGCTGTTCTGAATACGCCATGGATGCCATCGCCCGCCACGGTCCGCTGCGCGGCAGCTGGCTGGCCGCGCGCCGGCTGGGCCGCTGCCATCCGTTCCACCCCGGCGGCTTCGATCCAGTGCCCGAGTCTCCCCACGCCCCCTCTTGCCGTTGCACAGGAAAACACTGA